A genomic window from Clostridium aceticum includes:
- a CDS encoding transposase produces MGDYMVATQKRKKIRLKDYKYSENGVYFITICTKNRQNLLWDVGATCGRLNIEPPLSDLGKIIDGEIHKIDSIYENAEINKYVIMPNHIHMIIILNEGIRRPQVAPTISRILQQFKGSITKQVGCSIWQKSFYDHIIRNELDYQKIWQYIDTNPVKWKDDQYYI; encoded by the coding sequence ATGGGTGATTATATGGTAGCAACACAGAAAAGAAAGAAGATAAGGCTGAAAGACTATAAGTATAGCGAAAATGGAGTGTACTTTATTACTATATGTACTAAGAATAGACAAAATCTATTATGGGATGTAGGGGCGACCTGTGGTCGCCTTAATATAGAACCACCATTATCTGATCTTGGTAAAATTATTGATGGGGAGATACATAAAATTGATTCCATATATGAAAATGCTGAAATTAACAAATATGTAATTATGCCGAACCATATACATATGATTATTATATTAAATGAGGGGATTAGGCGACCACAGGTCGCCCCTACAATATCACGAATTTTGCAACAGTTTAAAGGTTCTATTACAAAACAAGTTGGATGTTCAATATGGCAAAAATCATTTTATGACCATATTATTAGAAATGAACTGGATTACCAAAAAATATGGCAGTACATCGATACGAATCCAGTAAAATGGAAAGATGATCAATACTATATATGA